One window of the Endomicrobium proavitum genome contains the following:
- a CDS encoding F0F1 ATP synthase subunit delta has product MKRTQIKELAKAVVESGELSENNLQRVFSLFQRKDLKLFSMFLAREIKDKNANVNFAGEISEENKKRISALFANKNISYKRDDENIIAGVRFEYGDFIMDYSVAGIIKRMLDSVKENI; this is encoded by the coding sequence ATGAAAAGAACCCAAATTAAAGAACTTGCAAAAGCTGTAGTTGAAAGCGGCGAATTGTCGGAAAACAATTTGCAGCGCGTTTTTTCTTTGTTTCAAAGAAAAGATTTAAAACTTTTTTCCATGTTTCTTGCAAGGGAAATAAAAGATAAAAACGCAAACGTAAATTTTGCCGGCGAAATAAGCGAAGAAAATAAAAAAAGAATATCCGCGCTTTTTGCAAATAAAAATATTTCTTATAAGCGCGACGACGAAAATATAATAGCCGGAGTCCGTTTTGAATACGGCGATTTTATAATGGATTACAGCGTAGCGGGAATAATAAAAAGAATGCTTGACTCGGTAAAGGAAAATATATGA
- a CDS encoding ATP synthase F0 subunit B, producing the protein MEIIKKFGLETNLFLFQLANFLIIAFILKKFLFKPLKKMLDERKRIVDQSLQDAQDARAALENAGQERDKILTSAKTDADALAVAAKASLEETKIKLTDDAKKRSQQIVDDAKQKAAAEFENLNKQIGKISADISGKLVSKVLSDLFTGDEKQKVISRALDKIEEYEKNPN; encoded by the coding sequence ATGGAAATCATAAAAAAGTTCGGTTTAGAAACAAACTTATTTTTATTTCAGCTTGCTAATTTTCTTATAATAGCGTTTATCTTAAAGAAATTTCTTTTTAAACCTCTTAAGAAAATGCTTGACGAGAGAAAGCGCATTGTTGACCAGTCTTTGCAAGACGCGCAAGACGCAAGAGCCGCGCTTGAAAATGCCGGTCAAGAGAGAGATAAAATTTTAACGTCCGCAAAAACAGACGCCGACGCTTTGGCTGTTGCCGCAAAAGCTTCTCTTGAAGAAACAAAAATCAAACTTACCGACGACGCTAAAAAACGTTCGCAGCAAATTGTTGACGACGCAAAACAAAAAGCCGCCGCAGAGTTTGAAAATTTAAATAAGCAGATAGGCAAAATATCCGCCGACATTTCAGGAAAACTTGTTTCAAAAGTTTTGTCGGATTTGTTTACCGGCGACGAAAAGCAAAAAGTAATTTCGCGAGCTTTAGACAAAATAGAAGAATATGAAAAGAACCCAAATTAA